A genomic region of Pseudomonas migulae contains the following coding sequences:
- a CDS encoding YceI family protein: MLKKTLAALAIGSALLSANVMAADYVVDKEGQHAFVDFKISHLGYSFITGTFKDIDGKFSFDAAKPEASKIEFNVNTASVFTNHAERDKHIASGDFLNASKFAKATFVSTSVKSTGKNAAGKDTADVTGDLTLLGVTKPVVVKATFLGEGKDPWGGYRAGFEGTTSIKRSDFGKQKDLGPQSDAVELYVSFEGVKAK, translated from the coding sequence ATGTTGAAAAAGACCCTCGCCGCTCTGGCAATCGGTTCTGCCCTGCTGTCCGCCAACGTGATGGCAGCTGACTACGTCGTCGACAAGGAAGGCCAGCACGCCTTCGTTGACTTCAAGATCAGCCACCTGGGCTACAGCTTCATCACCGGTACCTTCAAGGACATCGACGGCAAGTTCAGCTTCGACGCTGCCAAGCCTGAAGCCAGCAAGATCGAGTTCAACGTGAACACCGCCAGCGTGTTCACCAACCATGCCGAGCGCGACAAGCACATCGCCAGCGGTGATTTCCTGAATGCGAGCAAGTTCGCCAAAGCCACGTTCGTGTCCACCAGCGTCAAATCCACCGGCAAAAACGCCGCGGGTAAAGACACTGCGGACGTGACCGGTGACCTGACCCTGCTGGGTGTGACCAAGCCAGTCGTGGTCAAGGCCACTTTCCTGGGTGAAGGCAAGGATCCATGGGGCGGCTACCGTGCCGGCTTCGAGGGCACCACCAGCATCAAGCGTTCCGATTTCGGCAAGCAGAAAGACCTGGGCCCACAGTCCGACGCGGTCGAGCTGTACGTTTCGTTTGAAGGTGTGAAAGCGAAGTAA
- a CDS encoding cytochrome b, giving the protein MQLRNSSSRYGWVSVFMHWGVALAVFGLFALGLWMVGLDYYSTWRKDAPDLHKSIGLVLFAVMLLRVLWRYVSPPPPTLDSYSRLTRIGAKFGHSFLYLGLFAVMIAGYLISTADGVGIPVFGLFEVPALVSGLPDQADTAGVIHLYLAWVLVIFSGLHALAALKHHFIDRDATLTRMLGRKA; this is encoded by the coding sequence ATGCAGCTACGTAACTCTTCTTCCCGCTACGGTTGGGTCAGCGTTTTCATGCACTGGGGCGTGGCGCTGGCGGTCTTCGGTCTGTTCGCACTGGGCTTGTGGATGGTCGGTCTCGACTACTACAGCACCTGGCGCAAAGACGCGCCGGACCTGCACAAGAGCATTGGCCTGGTGCTGTTTGCGGTGATGTTGCTGCGGGTGCTGTGGCGCTATGTCAGTCCGCCCCCGCCGACACTCGACAGCTACAGTCGACTGACGCGCATCGGCGCGAAGTTTGGCCATTCGTTCCTGTACCTTGGCCTGTTTGCTGTGATGATTGCCGGTTACCTGATTTCCACCGCAGACGGTGTCGGGATTCCGGTGTTTGGCCTGTTTGAAGTTCCTGCGCTGGTGTCCGGACTACCGGACCAGGCAGACACCGCCGGTGTGATTCATCTGTATCTGGCGTGGGTGCTGGTAATTTTTTCCGGTCTCCATGCGTTGGCAGCATTGAAGCACCACTTTATCGATCGTGATGCGACCCTCACTCGTATGCTGGGCCGCAAAGCCTGA
- a CDS encoding flavin monoamine oxidase family protein, which translates to MSAGWLRACALVMLGLFSVSALAKDKTAIVIGGGLSGLTAAYELQNKGWQVTLLEAKPSLGGRSGMATSEWIGNDKTQPVLNKYVSTFKLSTTPAPEFVRTPSYLIDGVYYTAADLATKEPATADALKRYEKTLDDLARSIEDPQNPAANSTLHALDQINVSNWLDRLTLPATARQLINQQIRTRYDEPSRLSLLYYAQQSRVYRGVSDRDLRASRLLGGSPVLAQAFVKQLKTIKTSSPVSAITQDKDGVTVKVGSVGYQADYVVVAVPLRALNKIQMTPALDAQHMGAIKGTNYGWRDQIMLKFKTPVWESKARMSGEIYSNTGLGMLWVEPALKGGANVVINLSGDNARVMQAFGDKQMADQVLIRLHAFYPQARGSFTGYEIRRYSTDPSMGGAYLAFGPGQISKYWRLWERPLQRVAFAGEHTDTLYPGTLEGALRTGQRAASQVEDLAAGKSFEPAKVVPAATAVAAGAVAAKKGNFFSNLFGGSSDEDKKPEPVKAPEPVAPPAPAPAPVATPAPAPVEAPKPAAPVKAEPAKKAPAKAPAKKPAAKTEAKKAPAKAPAKKVEAAKKPAAKPAVADTKAQ; encoded by the coding sequence ATGTCTGCTGGTTGGCTGCGCGCCTGTGCGCTGGTGATGTTGGGGCTGTTCAGCGTGTCTGCGCTGGCCAAGGATAAGACGGCAATCGTGATCGGCGGCGGGCTCTCGGGCCTGACGGCGGCATACGAACTGCAGAACAAAGGCTGGCAGGTCACTTTGCTGGAAGCCAAACCAAGCCTGGGCGGCCGTTCCGGGATGGCCACCAGCGAGTGGATCGGCAACGACAAGACCCAGCCAGTGCTGAACAAATACGTCTCGACGTTCAAGCTGAGCACCACGCCAGCGCCTGAATTCGTTCGTACCCCGAGCTACCTGATCGACGGCGTGTATTACACCGCGGCCGACCTGGCGACCAAGGAGCCGGCCACCGCCGATGCCCTCAAGCGCTACGAAAAGACTCTCGACGATCTGGCTCGCTCCATTGAAGACCCGCAGAACCCCGCGGCGAACAGCACGCTGCATGCCCTGGATCAGATCAACGTCTCCAACTGGCTCGATCGACTGACGTTGCCGGCCACGGCCCGTCAATTGATCAATCAGCAAATTCGTACCCGTTATGACGAACCTTCGCGCCTGTCGCTGCTGTACTACGCACAACAGAGCCGGGTTTATCGCGGTGTCTCCGACCGTGACCTGCGCGCCTCGCGCCTGCTCGGCGGCAGCCCGGTACTGGCACAAGCCTTCGTCAAACAACTGAAAACCATCAAGACCAGCTCCCCGGTGTCGGCCATTACCCAAGACAAGGATGGCGTGACCGTCAAAGTCGGCAGCGTCGGCTATCAGGCTGACTACGTCGTGGTCGCCGTGCCATTGCGCGCCCTGAACAAGATCCAGATGACCCCGGCGCTGGATGCCCAGCACATGGGCGCCATCAAAGGCACCAACTACGGTTGGCGCGACCAGATCATGCTGAAGTTCAAGACGCCGGTATGGGAAAGCAAGGCGCGCATGTCCGGCGAGATCTACAGCAACACCGGCCTGGGCATGTTGTGGGTCGAGCCTGCCTTGAAGGGCGGCGCCAACGTGGTGATCAACCTGTCCGGCGACAACGCGCGCGTGATGCAAGCGTTTGGCGACAAGCAAATGGCCGATCAGGTGCTGATTCGTCTGCACGCGTTTTATCCACAGGCGCGCGGTTCGTTCACCGGTTATGAAATCCGTCGCTACAGCACCGACCCGTCGATGGGCGGCGCTTACCTGGCCTTCGGCCCGGGCCAGATCAGTAAGTACTGGCGCCTGTGGGAGCGCCCGCTGCAGCGCGTAGCGTTCGCTGGCGAACACACCGACACCTTGTACCCAGGCACGCTGGAAGGCGCGTTGCGCACGGGTCAGCGGGCGGCCAGTCAGGTTGAAGACCTGGCGGCGGGCAAGTCGTTTGAACCGGCGAAGGTTGTTCCGGCAGCGACGGCTGTAGCGGCCGGCGCGGTGGCGGCGAAGAAGGGCAACTTCTTCAGCAATCTGTTTGGTGGTTCCTCCGATGAGGACAAGAAGCCGGAACCGGTCAAGGCTCCCGAGCCGGTAGCACCGCCAGCACCGGCGCCAGCTCCAGTGGCCACCCCGGCGCCTGCGCCAGTGGAAGCGCCGAAGCCTGCAGCACCGGTGAAAGCCGAGCCTGCCAAGAAGGCTCCGGCCAAAGCACCGGCGAAAAAGCCTGCTGCCAAAACCGAAGCCAAAAAAGCCCCGGCCAAAGCCCCGGCGAAAAAAGTTGAAGCGGCGAAGAAGCCAGCGGCCAAGCCTGCTGTGGCCGATACCAAAGCGCAGTAA
- a CDS encoding adenosylmethionine--8-amino-7-oxononanoate transaminase: MGLNNQWMQRDLAVLWHPCTQMKDHEQLPLIPIKRGEGVWLEDFEGKRYLDAVSSWWVNVFGHANPRINQRIKDQVDQLEHVILAGFSHQPVIELSERLVKMTPEGLTRCFYADNGSSCIEVALKMSFHYWLNRGQPNKKRFVTLTNSYHGETMAAMSVGDVPLFTETYKALLLDTIKVPSPDCYLRPDGMSWEEHSRNMFAAMEQTLAENHDTVAAVIVEPLIQGAGGMRMYHPVYLKLLREACDRYGVHLIHDEIAVGFGRTGTMFACEQAGIRPDFLCLSKALTGGYLPLAACVTTEDVYSAFYDDYPTLRAFLHSHSYTGNPLACAAALATLDIFEEDNVIENNKALAQRMASSTAHLADHPNVSEVRQTGMVLAIEMVKDKATKEAYPWQERRGLKVFQHALERGALLRPLGSVVYFLPPYVITPEQIDFLAEVASEGIDIATRNSVSVSVPKDFHPDFRDPG, encoded by the coding sequence ATGGGCCTGAATAATCAGTGGATGCAACGCGATCTTGCGGTGCTGTGGCATCCCTGCACCCAGATGAAAGACCACGAACAACTGCCGCTGATCCCGATCAAGCGCGGTGAAGGCGTGTGGCTGGAAGACTTCGAAGGCAAACGCTACCTCGACGCGGTCAGCTCCTGGTGGGTCAACGTGTTTGGCCACGCCAACCCGCGCATCAACCAGCGCATCAAGGATCAGGTCGATCAGCTGGAACACGTGATCCTCGCCGGTTTCAGCCACCAGCCCGTGATCGAGTTGTCCGAGCGCCTGGTGAAGATGACGCCGGAAGGCCTGACCCGATGCTTCTACGCCGATAACGGGTCGTCCTGCATCGAAGTCGCGCTGAAAATGAGCTTTCACTACTGGCTCAACCGCGGCCAGCCGAACAAAAAGCGTTTTGTCACCCTGACCAACAGCTACCACGGCGAGACCATGGCGGCGATGTCGGTGGGCGACGTGCCGCTGTTTACCGAGACCTACAAGGCGTTGCTGCTGGACACCATCAAGGTGCCGAGCCCGGATTGCTACCTGCGCCCCGACGGCATGAGCTGGGAAGAGCATTCACGCAACATGTTCGCCGCGATGGAACAGACGCTCGCAGAGAACCACGACACCGTCGCGGCGGTGATCGTCGAGCCGCTGATTCAGGGCGCCGGTGGCATGCGCATGTATCACCCGGTTTATTTGAAGCTGCTGCGTGAAGCTTGCGACCGTTATGGCGTGCACCTGATCCACGACGAAATCGCCGTCGGCTTCGGCCGCACCGGGACCATGTTTGCCTGTGAGCAGGCCGGCATCCGCCCGGACTTCCTCTGCCTGTCCAAGGCCCTCACCGGCGGTTATCTGCCGCTGGCGGCCTGTGTGACGACTGAAGACGTCTACAGCGCGTTCTACGACGACTACCCGACCCTGCGCGCCTTCCTGCATTCGCACAGCTACACCGGCAACCCGCTGGCGTGCGCGGCGGCATTGGCGACGCTGGATATCTTCGAAGAAGACAACGTCATCGAGAACAACAAGGCGTTGGCGCAGCGCATGGCCTCGTCTACCGCACATTTGGCCGATCACCCGAACGTCTCGGAAGTGCGTCAGACCGGCATGGTGCTGGCCATCGAGATGGTCAAGGACAAGGCGACCAAGGAAGCTTATCCGTGGCAGGAACGTCGTGGCTTGAAGGTGTTCCAGCATGCGTTGGAGCGCGGTGCTTTACTTCGACCGCTGGGCAGCGTGGTGTATTTCCTGCCGCCGTACGTGATCACGCCGGAGCAGATCGACTTCCTCGCGGAAGTGGCCAGTGAGGGGATCGACATTGCGACTCGCAATAGCGTCAGCGTGTCGGTGCCAAAAGACTTCCACCCCGACTTCCGTGATCCAGGCTAA
- a CDS encoding 16S rRNA (uracil(1498)-N(3))-methyltransferase, whose product MRLSRFFIDAPLSTGEHELPEAQAHYISRVLRMAEGDALQLFDGSGHEFRASLVEVGKKRVVVQIDESFAGQVESPLQIHLGQGLSRGERMDWAIQKATELGVTEITPIFSDRCEVRLKDERADKRLLHWRQVAISACEQCGRSRVPVIHPPLLLADWLKQTQAELKLVLHPVAEPLVSHAKPATLAFLIGPEGGLSDAEVEQAKAGGFHAARLGPRVLRTETAPVVALAVAQQLWGDF is encoded by the coding sequence ATGAGACTGTCCCGCTTCTTTATCGACGCCCCCCTGAGCACCGGCGAGCACGAGTTGCCCGAGGCCCAGGCCCATTACATCAGCCGCGTGCTGCGCATGGCCGAGGGCGATGCGTTGCAATTGTTCGACGGCTCGGGCCATGAGTTTCGCGCATCGCTGGTGGAGGTCGGCAAGAAGCGCGTCGTGGTGCAGATCGATGAAAGCTTCGCCGGTCAGGTCGAATCACCGCTGCAGATTCATCTCGGCCAGGGCTTGTCCCGTGGCGAGCGGATGGATTGGGCGATTCAGAAAGCCACTGAACTGGGCGTGACTGAAATCACCCCGATCTTCAGCGACCGCTGCGAGGTCCGGCTGAAGGACGAACGCGCCGACAAACGCCTGCTGCATTGGCGTCAGGTGGCAATCAGCGCGTGCGAGCAGTGCGGGCGGTCACGGGTGCCGGTGATTCATCCGCCGCTGTTGTTGGCGGACTGGTTGAAGCAGACCCAGGCAGAATTGAAGTTGGTGCTGCATCCGGTGGCCGAGCCGCTGGTGAGCCATGCGAAACCGGCGACGCTGGCGTTTTTGATCGGCCCGGAAGGCGGGTTGTCCGACGCTGAAGTCGAGCAGGCCAAGGCTGGCGGTTTTCACGCCGCCCGCCTCGGCCCTCGCGTGCTGCGCACCGAAACCGCGCCGGTGGTGGCGTTGGCGGTGGCCCAGCAGTTGTGGGGCGACTTCTAA
- a CDS encoding transporter substrate-binding domain-containing protein: MQKITLIGCTLGLLLASQVQANEAPLTGTLSKVANAKSITLGYRDASVPFSYVGDHTGQPMGYSVDLASKIVERIKQKLELPGLQVKYNLVTSQTRIPLVQNGTVDLECGSTGVTAERMQQVAFSYGFIYVKGQLLTAKDSGIKSFADLRGKNVVTTAGTTNERFLKSYNIDHKIDMFVISAKDHGEAFQMLQSGRAAAFYMDDALLYGERAKARDPHNWVVVGEEQSREIYSCMVRKDDPQFLALVNSTLADLYSSGEINGIYNRWFQQPIPPKGLNLEFPMTSELKAIIAKPVSDPVQ; encoded by the coding sequence ATGCAAAAAATCACGTTGATCGGCTGCACCCTCGGCCTGCTGCTAGCCAGTCAGGTCCAGGCCAACGAAGCGCCGCTGACCGGCACGCTGAGCAAAGTCGCCAATGCCAAGAGCATCACGCTGGGCTATCGCGACGCGTCGGTGCCGTTCTCCTACGTAGGTGATCACACGGGGCAGCCGATGGGCTATTCGGTGGACCTGGCGAGCAAGATTGTCGAGCGCATCAAGCAAAAGCTTGAACTGCCGGGTCTGCAGGTGAAGTACAACCTGGTGACCTCGCAGACGCGCATTCCGCTCGTGCAGAACGGCACGGTCGACCTTGAGTGCGGTTCCACCGGCGTGACCGCCGAGCGCATGCAGCAAGTGGCGTTTTCCTACGGGTTTATCTACGTGAAGGGTCAGCTGCTCACGGCGAAAGACAGCGGCATCAAAAGCTTCGCCGACCTGCGCGGCAAGAACGTCGTGACCACCGCGGGCACCACCAATGAGCGGTTTCTGAAGAGCTACAACATCGATCACAAGATCGATATGTTCGTGATCAGCGCCAAGGACCATGGCGAAGCCTTCCAGATGTTGCAGTCAGGTCGGGCGGCGGCGTTCTACATGGATGACGCGCTGCTTTACGGCGAACGCGCCAAGGCTCGCGATCCGCATAACTGGGTTGTGGTGGGTGAGGAGCAGTCGCGGGAAATCTACAGCTGCATGGTCCGCAAGGATGATCCGCAGTTTCTTGCGTTGGTGAATTCGACCCTTGCCGATCTGTACAGCTCGGGCGAGATCAACGGTATCTACAACCGCTGGTTCCAGCAGCCGATTCCGCCCAAAGGCCTGAACCTGGAATTCCCGATGACCAGCGAGCTGAAAGCAATCATCGCCAAACCGGTGAGTGATCCGGTGCAATAG
- a CDS encoding RidA family protein, whose product MNINRINSNSRLSGAVTFGDLVFLSGQVPGDSTDVTSQTAEVLAKIDALLAEAGSDKDHLLNATIYLNDIGRDFAAMNEVWSQWLSPGKAPTRTTLQAQLARPEVLVEITVIAARR is encoded by the coding sequence ATGAACATCAACCGTATCAACAGCAACAGCCGACTCTCTGGCGCGGTGACCTTTGGCGATCTGGTGTTTCTCTCGGGTCAGGTTCCGGGTGACAGCACCGACGTCACCAGCCAAACCGCCGAGGTGCTGGCGAAGATCGACGCGTTGCTGGCCGAAGCTGGCAGCGACAAGGATCATCTGCTCAACGCGACCATTTACCTGAACGACATTGGCCGCGATTTCGCCGCCATGAACGAGGTCTGGTCGCAGTGGCTGTCACCGGGCAAAGCGCCGACCCGCACCACCTTGCAGGCGCAACTGGCCCGTCCAGAGGTGCTGGTGGAAATCACCGTGATCGCCGCCCGCCGCTAA
- a CDS encoding D-amino acid dehydrogenase yields the protein MAQRVCIIGGGVIGLTTAYALVREGIDVTLIEARDSLGSETSFANGGQLSYRYVAPLADAGVPLQALGWMLRGDSPLKLRPRLDPAQWRWMASFLAACRRSVNQRNGAHLLRLALLSQSTLQGWREEDRLDGFDWRRNGKLVTFREAVSFEHASHRLVADPQQQHVLSRAECAQLEPALAEAPFVGAIYTPDEEVADCHAFCQQLLARLQASGRCEFLLGRKVTGIRHADGTVQAVEMGSQVLPVDQLVIAAGHRSPALALPGMNLPLYPLKGYSLTLPIRAEHRAPELSITDYNRKIVFARIGEQLRVAAMVDIVGFDPALDPKRLALIKRQAQETFPNAGDYDAAVEWAGMRPATPSGVPLIGATAYRNLWLNLGHGALGFTLACGSGRLLSELIARRTPSIEMQGLAPRVA from the coding sequence ATGGCTCAGCGGGTTTGCATCATCGGTGGTGGCGTCATCGGGCTGACGACAGCGTACGCACTGGTTCGCGAGGGCATCGACGTGACGCTGATCGAGGCCCGGGATTCGCTGGGCAGCGAGACCAGTTTCGCCAACGGCGGCCAGTTGTCCTACCGTTACGTCGCGCCACTGGCCGATGCCGGCGTCCCATTGCAGGCGCTTGGCTGGATGCTGCGCGGTGACTCGCCGTTAAAGCTGCGTCCGCGCCTGGACCCGGCGCAATGGCGCTGGATGGCGTCTTTCCTGGCGGCCTGCCGTCGTTCGGTGAATCAGCGCAACGGCGCGCACCTGCTGCGTCTGGCGCTGCTGAGCCAGTCCACGCTGCAAGGCTGGCGCGAAGAAGACCGCCTCGACGGTTTCGACTGGCGACGCAACGGCAAACTGGTGACGTTTCGTGAAGCCGTGAGTTTCGAGCATGCGAGCCACCGTCTGGTGGCTGATCCGCAACAGCAGCACGTGCTGTCGCGGGCCGAATGCGCGCAACTGGAGCCTGCACTCGCCGAGGCGCCGTTTGTGGGCGCGATTTATACGCCTGACGAAGAAGTCGCCGATTGCCATGCTTTCTGCCAGCAACTGCTGGCTCGACTCCAGGCGTCGGGGCGTTGCGAGTTTTTGCTCGGTCGCAAGGTCACCGGCATTCGTCATGCGGACGGCACGGTGCAGGCCGTCGAAATGGGTTCGCAGGTGCTGCCGGTCGATCAACTGGTGATTGCCGCCGGACATCGCAGTCCGGCGCTGGCGTTGCCGGGTATGAACCTGCCGCTGTATCCGCTCAAGGGCTACAGCCTGACCTTGCCGATCCGCGCCGAACATCGTGCGCCGGAGCTGAGCATCACCGATTACAACCGCAAGATCGTTTTCGCCCGCATCGGTGAACAATTGCGCGTGGCGGCGATGGTCGACATTGTCGGTTTCGACCCGGCGCTCGACCCCAAACGTCTGGCGCTGATCAAGCGCCAGGCGCAGGAAACCTTTCCAAATGCTGGCGATTACGACGCCGCCGTCGAATGGGCCGGCATGCGCCCGGCCACCCCCAGCGGCGTGCCATTGATCGGGGCCACGGCGTACCGCAACCTGTGGCTCAACCTCGGCCATGGCGCCCTGGGTTTTACCCTGGCCTGTGGCAGCGGCCGGTTGCTCAGCGAGTTGATCGCCCGGCGCACACCTTCAATCGAAATGCAGGGCCTCGCCCCCCGCGTCGCCTGA
- a CDS encoding LysR family transcriptional regulator, with amino-acid sequence MRLRHIEIFQAIRQTGSVSGAAQLLHVSQPAVSKVLQHAEQQLGFPLFLRVRGKLQATPEALELEREVDKVTESLQGVRRLAQSLRREPGHSVRIGAIPALALSLLPPAINEWTQRYPDIVCELSSAHSRELMQNLLMREVDVALTLQPPDHPGLKAQALACGVLVALAPLGYWTDDALGQPLPLIELAGAPLIGLSSADPLAARLDSYLEAVDPPPRVRIAVQTYSLARAMVESGAGLAVIDPFTALGASPATTAIRPLAPALPITLYAVTRADEPPPHTLSDLLQVFSRRAQAQLDRLIP; translated from the coding sequence ATGCGACTGCGACACATCGAGATTTTCCAGGCCATTCGCCAGACCGGTTCGGTCAGTGGCGCCGCGCAGTTGCTGCACGTATCGCAACCGGCGGTGAGCAAAGTGCTGCAACACGCCGAGCAGCAACTGGGCTTTCCGTTGTTCCTGCGGGTGCGCGGTAAATTGCAGGCTACGCCGGAAGCGCTGGAGCTTGAGCGCGAGGTCGACAAGGTCACCGAAAGCCTGCAGGGCGTGCGACGTCTGGCCCAGAGCCTGCGGCGCGAGCCGGGTCACAGCGTACGGATCGGCGCGATCCCGGCGCTGGCCCTGTCGCTGCTGCCGCCAGCCATCAACGAGTGGACGCAACGCTACCCGGACATTGTCTGCGAACTGTCCAGCGCCCACAGCCGTGAGCTGATGCAGAATTTGTTGATGCGCGAAGTGGATGTCGCGCTGACCTTGCAGCCGCCGGATCATCCGGGCCTGAAAGCGCAGGCCTTGGCCTGCGGGGTTTTGGTGGCACTGGCGCCGTTGGGCTATTGGACCGACGACGCCTTGGGCCAACCGTTGCCATTGATCGAACTGGCCGGTGCGCCGCTGATTGGCCTGTCCAGCGCCGACCCGCTGGCGGCCAGGCTCGACAGCTACCTTGAGGCGGTCGATCCGCCGCCACGGGTTCGTATCGCCGTGCAGACCTATTCGCTGGCGCGGGCGATGGTTGAATCCGGTGCCGGGCTGGCGGTGATCGATCCGTTTACCGCGCTAGGCGCATCCCCCGCCACCACGGCGATTCGACCTCTGGCACCCGCGTTACCGATCACGTTGTATGCGGTGACTCGCGCCGACGAACCACCGCCCCATACCTTGAGCGACTTGTTGCAGGTGTTCAGCCGACGGGCGCAGGCACAACTGGATCGCTTGATCCCTTAG
- the trhA gene encoding PAQR family membrane homeostasis protein TrhA → MYHGERLNAWTHLVGAVAAVVGAVWMLVIAGMDGSPWKIVSVAIYGFTLMVLYSASTVYHSVRGRKKAIMQKVDHFSIYLLIAGSYTPFCLVTLRGPWGWTLFGIVWGLALIGILQEIKPRSEARILSIVIYAVMGWIVLVAVKPLLAALGSTGFAWLASGGVLYTVGIIFFALDSRLRHAHGIWHLFVIAGSLLHFVAILFYVL, encoded by the coding sequence ATGTATCACGGGGAAAGATTGAACGCCTGGACGCATCTGGTCGGGGCGGTGGCAGCAGTTGTCGGGGCGGTGTGGATGCTGGTGATTGCCGGCATGGACGGCAGCCCGTGGAAGATTGTCAGCGTGGCGATCTACGGTTTCACGTTGATGGTGCTCTACAGCGCATCGACCGTTTACCACAGCGTGCGCGGGCGCAAGAAAGCGATCATGCAGAAGGTCGATCACTTTTCGATCTATCTGTTGATCGCCGGCAGTTACACGCCGTTCTGTCTGGTAACCCTGCGCGGGCCGTGGGGCTGGACGTTGTTCGGGATTGTCTGGGGGCTGGCGTTGATCGGCATCCTGCAGGAGATCAAGCCGCGTTCGGAAGCGCGGATTCTGTCGATCGTGATCTATGCGGTGATGGGCTGGATCGTACTTGTGGCGGTCAAACCGTTATTGGCGGCATTGGGCAGTACAGGTTTCGCCTGGCTGGCGTCGGGCGGCGTGCTGTACACCGTGGGCATTATCTTTTTTGCGCTGGATAGTCGTTTGCGCCATGCCCACGGGATCTGGCATCTGTTCGTGATCGCCGGGAGCTTGCTGCACTTCGTGGCGATTCTGTTTTATGTCCTTTGA
- a CDS encoding LysR family transcriptional regulator, with amino-acid sequence MLIDEELTLKKLEVFLAFMRTGNLARAAAELQTSNVSVHRAIHSLESALHCPLFKHEGRNLTPLESAYVLEERAQKLIQDVVETVRLTREAAGFSAERFKLGSLYSLTVKTVPQLIMGLKIRRSELNIDLILGSNFDLLYKLKNMEVDAILVSLDDSVNDPDCEQIPLFSDDIFLATPADSKFAQRAEVDLAEVRDETFITLTQGFATHQDGNRVFRQAGFEPKVAMQVNDIFTLLSMVSSGVGYALLPGRIAAVYENRVKLIPLQEKYRLQQHIGVVFLKAKERDPNLLALLAECRMYANRQT; translated from the coding sequence ATGCTGATCGACGAAGAGTTGACCCTGAAAAAACTCGAGGTGTTCCTCGCCTTCATGCGCACCGGTAACCTGGCTCGGGCTGCCGCCGAGTTGCAAACCAGCAACGTCAGCGTGCACCGCGCCATTCATTCCCTGGAGAGCGCCCTGCATTGTCCGCTGTTCAAACATGAAGGCCGCAACCTGACGCCACTGGAAAGCGCCTATGTGCTGGAAGAACGCGCGCAGAAGCTGATTCAGGATGTGGTCGAAACAGTGCGCCTGACCCGCGAAGCCGCCGGTTTCTCCGCTGAGCGCTTCAAGCTGGGCTCGTTGTATTCGCTGACGGTGAAGACCGTGCCGCAACTGATCATGGGCCTGAAAATCCGCCGCAGCGAACTCAACATCGACCTGATCCTCGGTTCGAATTTCGATCTGTTGTACAAACTCAAGAACATGGAAGTCGATGCGATCCTGGTGTCTTTGGACGACAGTGTGAACGACCCCGACTGCGAGCAGATTCCGCTGTTTTCCGATGACATCTTCCTGGCCACCCCGGCGGATTCAAAGTTCGCCCAACGCGCGGAAGTGGATCTGGCCGAAGTCCGCGACGAGACGTTCATCACCCTGACCCAAGGCTTCGCCACGCACCAGGATGGCAATCGGGTGTTCAGGCAGGCAGGGTTCGAACCGAAGGTGGCAATGCAGGTCAACGACATCTTCACCCTGCTGAGCATGGTCAGCTCGGGGGTGGGTTATGCGTTGCTGCCGGGGCGGATCGCGGCGGTGTATGAGAACCGGGTGAAGCTGATCCCGTTGCAGGAAAAGTACCGGCTGCAGCAGCACATCGGTGTGGTGTTCCTGAAGGCCAAGGAGCGCGACCCGAATTTACTGGCGTTGCTGGCGGAGTGTCGGATGTATGCCAACCGGCAAACCTGA